Proteins from one Fragaria vesca subsp. vesca linkage group LG6, FraVesHawaii_1.0, whole genome shotgun sequence genomic window:
- the LOC101303930 gene encoding putative disease resistance protein RGA3-like, producing MHDLVHDIAISVAQTEYSTINFRPSSAFEMVRHVSISEKDLLGEEAQVLDFIYKSNKLRTFLIPSGDGKMMNQHFVKTCLSRFKYMRVLDLSGSPVEKLPSAIGSLFHVRFLDLSYNSKIKRLPNSICNLLNLESLILRQCTALEEIPKDIGNLINLRSLVITTQQKYLPKGISCLISLQLLHFRRCVNLMILGEEIQFLTNLRRLGISDCENLESLPPNMKLLTALNSLHINECKKLDLMKIREGPQGLRSFMMRTSDLEVLPPWLEDSTKVLQSIGVAGCDNLTELLELQKFTFLEQLVIVSCSNLSTLPQGLHRLTELRELKIKDCPKLSKSCKRQLKGEDWSKFAREAKIILDSDVDTDEEEDKDEGAFDDHNAISSDN from the coding sequence ATGCATGATCTAGTTCATGATATAGCAATTTCGGTGGCACAAACAGAGTACTCCACAATCAATTTTCGTCCCTCTAGTGCTTTTGAAATGGTTCGACATGTGTCAATATCTGAAAAGGACTTGCTTGGAGAAGAAGCACAAGTGCTTGATTTCATATACAAGTCAAACAAATTACGAACCTTTCTAATTCCATCTGGAGATGGCAAGATGATGAATCAACATTTTGTGAAGACATGCCTCTCGAGATTCAAATATATGCGGGTGCTAGATCTCAGTGGGTCGCCCGTTGAGAAGCTACCAAGTGCCATTGGTAGTTTATTTCATGTGAGATTTCTCGACTTGTCTTATAATAGTAAGATAAAAAGGCTTCCGAATTCCATCTGTAATTTACTGAATTTGGAGTCTTTGATCCTCCGTCAATGTACCGCACTTGAGGAGATACCCAAAGACATAGGGAACTTGATCAACCTCCGAAGCTTGGTGATAACTACACAGCAGAAGTATTTGCCAAAAGGAATTAGTTGCCTCATTTCACTCCAACTTTTACATTTTCGAAGATGTGTCAATCTGATGATTTTGGGGGAAGAGATCCAATTCCTCACTAACCTTCGTAGATTGGGGATTTCAGACTGTGAAAATTTGGAATCCTTGCCACCAAATATGAAACTCTTGACCGCTCTGAATAGTCTACATATAAATGAGTGTAAAAAGCTTGATTTGATGAAAATCAGAGAAGGCCCTCAAGGTCTTAGATCATTTATGATGCGCACTTCAGATTTGGAGGTTTTGCCTCCCTGGCTTGAAGATTCTACAAAAGTTTTGCAGAGCATAGGAGTCGCGGGGTGTGATAATCTGACTGAACTTCTGGAATTGCAAAAATTTACATTCCTCGAGCAACTAGTGATTGTAAGTTGTTCCAATTTGTCAACTTTACCGCAAGGGTTACATCGCCTCACTGAGTTGAGAGAATTAAAAATTAAAGATTGTCCCAAACTGAGCAAGAGCTGCAAAAGGCAATTAAAAGGTGAGGATTGGTCGAAGTTCGCACGTGAAGCAAAGATTATACTTGACTCTGATGTGGATACGGACGAAGAGGAAGACAAAGATGAAGGTGCTTTTGACGATCACAATGCTATATCAAGTGATAATTAG